GCAACGCCGTCGCCTCAGACGTCGCCCCCGGGTTCATCAATGATTTGATCGCTCGGACTCTGGCCGGCGTCACTTCAGCCGGACGGCCTACGTTTCTGAAGATGGTTTATCATGGACCTCGGGCCATGGAAGAACTCGTCGCCTATGATCCGCATTTGATCGTCGGCATCCTGGGTGGCTCCGCGGGAACGACTCTCGACGCATTCCAGTTAATCTATGACGCCAAAAAATATGGTGCCCGCGTGGCGTTATTCGGTCGCAAGATTAATCAGGCCGAGCACCAGCTGGCATTCATTCAATTCCTGCGGTTTCTGGTCGAAGACAAAATCCAACCGGTCGAAGCCGTCCAAGCCTATCACGGCGTACTGCAGGAACTCGGGATCAAACCGCATCGCGAACTGGAAGTCGATCTGACTTATCAAACCGCCGTAATGAGTTATGGCGGCGAAGATGGAAAAACCTTCAGCTTCCCCACAAAGAAAGCAAACGGGAAACCGGCAGCGAAGACATCCGGCAAAACAACTTCGTCTCAACCCGCGACCAACGGTAACGGGGCTCCTGATTTTGCTTCGATGAATTCGGAACAGCGACTGGCTTACCACCAGAATCGCCTGAACCGCATGTTTGGTGAATAAGATCCTCAGCCTGATGTTGAGTACTACAGCATTAGTGATAAAAGAATTCACCGTGACCGATGGTGTGATGTTCCCCCAGGTTATAAACAATGACCGCAGTAAAAGCCCACTAGCCGCAGGGCGTTAGCCCCGGTTAAGCGTCTTTGGTCAGGCCCGTTCGAGTTAAAAAACACTACCTGAAGCGCATTACATTTTACTCTCGCACGTCTCAATCAAATAAATTCGATTCAAATGGACCTAGAGACTCTACAGCAAAACAGGACACAGTCTAACTTCTGTGTCCTGTGTGTTGAGACATCAGCACAAGCGGCTTAGAATACACTTTCTGATATTCAGCCGCCTTTCATTT
This genomic interval from Gimesia alba contains the following:
- a CDS encoding beta/alpha barrel domain-containing protein; protein product: MEKSLDRKIQSIHADPSGSKEFIIADAKDADMAFGIGAPGLSPERHDQELKYKTLAEYRQQIREVIQQEVVDIVLMSASTSEKLTIDERLFDNSPITPAARANDTTDVHVPRGGKIHIPAAKPFRSASLDHIQCGHLDCKPEERAYGADLGLYSVTFNNNLEDDLDTLERYKEFREEAERKKFRHFLEIFDPNTSNAVASDVAPGFINDLIARTLAGVTSAGRPTFLKMVYHGPRAMEELVAYDPHLIVGILGGSAGTTLDAFQLIYDAKKYGARVALFGRKINQAEHQLAFIQFLRFLVEDKIQPVEAVQAYHGVLQELGIKPHRELEVDLTYQTAVMSYGGEDGKTFSFPTKKANGKPAAKTSGKTTSSQPATNGNGAPDFASMNSEQRLAYHQNRLNRMFGE